Proteins found in one Quercus robur chromosome 2, dhQueRobu3.1, whole genome shotgun sequence genomic segment:
- the LOC126713981 gene encoding stress-induced protein KIN2-like yields MDKSQNASYQAGEAKGQTQEKAGNMADKASNAAQSAKESCQEAGQQMKDKAQGACDAVKDKVGANK; encoded by the exons ATGGACAAATCCCAGAATGCAAGTTACCAAGCTGGCGAGGCCAAGGGCCAAACTCAG gaAAAGGCAGGCAACATGGCGGACAAGGCGAGCAATGCTGCTCAATCTGCCAAGGAATCATGCCAAGAG GCTGGCCAGCAGATGAAGGATAAGGCACAAGGGGCTTGTGATGCAGTTAAGGATAAAGTTGGagcaaacaaatga
- the LOC126700410 gene encoding rRNA biogenesis protein RRP36-like — protein MSREATSEQSSVREEVGYDKVFQTSHDPEEGLSWSSEKETSAHSLDEEVESCVGKGGVEEEINEGEVEGDDGEEDDRDEGDVDKRTLEARSSGSLRNGHAQMEVAKQKAQVKAAAAHSKEKQKAKGKEGASSSTPKAVEKGVPKRKADEKDNRPSKKVTVTPRDKLPKKPSPLKLSHDTGKGLMTMSGPISQGLDRRLLTHKDYAVEMVESIIKEKDVDLCAEEMTKKPGASGLFDLARDRSVAQEGVIARLCKRNGTLTDELEQYKEALRTLNTEVNELREKLKKVGHQKKKEQEAKATVEKELTALLEQVETAKADTVKEFKASQPFIDSSKVYYGDGFENCLKQFKSIYPHFDLSKVPMDDPLSLTPVCDTI, from the exons ATGTCTAGAGAAGCGACGAGTGAGCAGTCGTCAGTCCGTGAGGAAGTGGGCTACGACAAGGTCTTCCAGACAAGTCATGACCCCGAAGAGGGCCTTTCCTGGTCGTCAGAGAAGGAAACGTCAGCCCATTCTCTTGACGAGGAAGTGGAGAGTTGTGTTGGAAAAGGAGGTGTGGAAGAGGAGATAAATGAGGGAGAGGTTGAAGGTGATGATGGAGAAGAGGATGACAGGGATGAGGGTGATGTTGACAAGAGAACCCTTGAAGCTAGAAGTTCAGGAAGCCTTAGGAATGGGCATGCCC AAATGGAGGTAGCCAAACAAAAAGCACAGGTGAAGGCAGCTGCTGCGCATagcaaagagaaacaaaaagcgAAGGGAAAGGAAGGGGCGTCCTCATCAACCCCTAAGGCCGTCGAAAAGGGGGTGCCTAAGAGGAAGGCTGACGAGAAGGACAATCGTCCTTCCAAGAAAGTCACTGTCACCCCCAGGGATAAACTCCCGAAGAAGCCGTCACCTCTCAAGCTGAGCCACGACACAGGCAAGGGATTAATGACGATGTCAGGCCCCATATCCCAGGGACTTGACCGTCGTCTTCTAACTCACAAGGACTACGCCGTTGAGATGGTTGAGTCAATCATCAAGGAGAAGGACGTGGACCTTTGTGCTGAGGAAATGACAAAGAAGCCGGGGGCGTCAGGCCTCTTTGACCTTGCTCGG GATAGGAGCGTCGCCCAAGAAGGGGTGATTGCTCGTCTTTGCAAACGCAACGGGACCTTGACCGACGAGCTAGAGCAGTACAAGGAAGCCCTTCGTACTCTCAATACGGAGGTGAATGAGCTAAGGGAGAAGCTGAAGAAGGTGGGTCatcagaagaagaaggagcaAGAAGCTAAGGCGACGGTAGAAAAAGAGCTGACGGCCCTTCTCGAGCAGGTGGAAACGGCCAAGGCTGACACCGTGAAGGAATTCAAGGCTTCACAACCATTTATTGATTCTTCCAAAGTCTACTATGGTGATGGGTTTGAGAATTGCCTTAAACAGTTCAAATCCATCTACCCTCACTTTGATTTATCCAAGGTCCCTATGGACGACCCCTTGTCGTTAACTCCTGTTTGCGACACTATTTAA